In a single window of the Pieris rapae chromosome 9, ilPieRapa1.1, whole genome shotgun sequence genome:
- the LOC110999385 gene encoding mitogen-activated protein kinase kinase kinase kinase 5 isoform X1, which translates to MAHSGGVLSSDISRRNPQDEYELVQRIGSGTYGDVYKAKRLNGNGELAAIKVIKLEPGDDFAIIQQEILMMKDCRHPNIVAYYGSYLRRDKLWISMEYCGGGSLQDIYHVTGPLTEIQIAYMCRETLTGLSYLHSMGKMHRDIKGANILLTECGDVKLADFGVSAQITATINKRKSFIGTPYWMAPEVAAVERKGGYNQLCDIWACGITAIELAELQPPMFELHPMRVLFLMSKSGFKPPQLKERERWSQLFHGFLKLALTKNPKKRPTADKLLQHPFFQQEMNKRLAIDLLQKYSNPPSHCNNQELDEDGAISNVPQRIASKHTGRGGRRVLADQPPNNIRPRSLVDDDIMTASRVRLMEESRDRRSGVYDDSPIIDLDAEDDLSLASMPKVINFAADLNNSGDTVKRNAYHRQTSEEWSVASLMTCPKHNPLTQELSSDSISTSENKWCRVITGDDIMRMSLRSLLQYIDEELMLRATLPLTADTAAMSQAGNNLSIHDHHLSQCIQLKQNFLNNSSTNVYQSLTSFQTPIGSSSASINEQMCKKDEIMYADHQESEIPINSNCECGLCPKPESKDVNTLSDLQRSVAPKCSCDSCNSNGDILSYYRHCPNQNQDSGIVICEVCKKQKISVSNFRALQIANRLQISDSGQIENGGSDDELCRKIDISLNMDVQEHRKRHNRHNSDSVTAGIDLNQFCQCELEGSKRKTSSVDEIFKMAEDGGSSQELKDDEVKTSQRQRSLSDSQRDKAKVDAEVCVTGSSTPPVPPRRARGRRGRSPVRPAPNGLPPTPKVHMGACFSKVFNGCPLRINCTASWIHPDTRDQHILIGAEEGIYTLNLNELHETAMDQLCPRRTIWMHVIKDVLMSLSGKTPCLYRHELLVLTGSGRAGAGRSLRVLPPRLLPRRFAPSTRVPDTRGCTVCAVVRNPYNGYKYLCGATPAGLFLMQWYDPLRKFMLLKNIECVLPSPLLAFELIITPELEYPLLCVGVTRKPIRLNLININSGASWFHSDELEVRPGGSNTVIPRPERLHTLRAVHQLNKDAVLVCHENVVDIIPVLPGFDSRRQDDRRRSKLPQRLQFDFQIDSILCLADSVLAFHRNGMQGRSLRNADVTQEIVDHSRAYRLVGHDKVVVLESHVLQNNTLSGEDGNDLYILAGHEASY; encoded by the exons GCCAAACGCCTCAATGGCAACGGTGAACTTGCTGCCATCAAGGTGATCAAGCTGGAGCCGGGTGACGACTTCGCCATCATCCAGCAAGAGATACTGATGATGAAGGACTGTCGTCACCCGAACATCGTAGCGTATTATGGCTCCTATTTGCGCAGAGATAAGCTCTGGATCTCTATGGAGTATTGTGGTGGAGGAAGTTTGCAG gaTATCTACCACGTAACTGGGCCGCTGACTGAAATTCAAATCGCATACATGTGCCGGGAGACGCTAACCGGCCTCTCCTATCTGCATAGCATGGGCAAGATGCATAG GGATATAAAGGGCGCCAACATACTTCTAACGGAATGCGGTGATGTGAAGTTGGCCGATTTTGGAGTCTCAGCTCAAATCACGGCAACAATCAACAAACGAAAGTCCTTTATTGGAACTCCGTACTGGATGGCGCCTGAG gtGGCAGCAGTGGAACGGAAGGGTGGTTACAATCAGCTGTGTGATATTTGGGCCTGTGGGATCACTGCTATTG agTTAGCAGAGCTCCAGCCTCCGATGTTCGAGCTCCATCCAATGAGGGTGTTGTTTCTGATGTCGAAGTCGGGGTTCAAACCCCCGCAGCTTAAAGAGAGAGAGCGCTGGTCGCAACTATTTCATGGATTTCTCAAACTTGCTCTCACCAAGAATCCCAAGAAGAGACCCACCGCTGATAAATTGTTGCAG CACCCTTTCTTCCAACAAGAGATGAACAAGAGACTGGCGATAGATCTCCTTCAGAAATATTCAAACCCTCCGTCACATTGTAATAATCAGGAGTTGGACGAAGATGGA gCGATATCCAATGTGCCACAACGTATAGCATCGAAGCACACGGGGCGTGGCGGAAGGCGTGTCTTGGCAGACCAGCCTCCGAACAACATTAGGCCTAGGAGTTTGGTTGACGACGACATTATGACAGCATCTAGAGTTCG GTTAATGGAGGAAAGTCGCGATCGTCGTAGCGGCGTATACGACGACTCACCCATCATAGACTTGGACGCGGAAGACGACCTCAGCCTCGCCTCTATGCCTAAAGTTATCAATTTCGCTGCAGACCTCAATAACAGCGGGGATACTGTTAAACGGAATG cATACCATAGACAAACCAGTGAAGAGTGGAGCGTCGCATCACTAATGACGTGTCCCAAACACAATCCCCTTACTCAGGAGTTATCTTCAGACTCGATATCTACTAGTGAAAA CAAGTGGTGTCGGGTGATCACTGGGGATGATATTATGAGAATGAGTTTGAG GAGCCTCTTACAGTATATTGACGAAGAGTTAATGCTCAG GGCGACACTACCTCTAACAGCAGATACGGCAGCCATGTCGCAGGCTGGCAACAATCTGTCAATACACGATCACCACCTCTCCCAATGCATACAGCTGAAGcagaactttttaaataattcttcaaCGAACGTCTATCAAAGTTTAACGAGCTTTCAAACGCCCATCGGCTCCTCTTCGGCGTCGATAAACGAACAAATGTGTAAGAAAGACGAAATAATGTACGCCGATCATCAGGAATCGGAAATTCCAATCAACTCGAATTGTGAGTGTGGGCTGTGCCCAAAACCCGAATCAAAAGACGTGAACACTCTTAGTGATTTGCAACGCTCTGTCGCACCGAAGTGTTCCTGTGACTCCTGCAACTCGAACGGTGACATCCTAAGCTATTATCGGCATTGTCCGAACCAAAATCAAGACTCGGGGATTGTCATCTGTGAGGTATGCAAGAAACAAAAGATTTCTGTAAGCAATTTTCGCGCTCTGCAGATCGCAAATCGTTTACAAATATCGGATTCGGGGCAGATTGAAAATGGCGGTTCGGATGATGAGCTGTGTCGGAAGATCGATATAAGTTTGAACATGGATGTACAGGAGCATAGAAAGAGGCATAATAGGCACAATTCGGATTCGGTCACGGCGGGGATAGACTTGAATCAGTTCTGTCAGTGTGAATTGGAGGGTAGTAAGCGGAAAACTTCGTCGGTAGACGAGATTTTCAAGATGGCGGAGGACGGTGGGTCGAGCCAAGAGTTGAAGGATGATGAGGTGAAAACGAGCCAACGGCAACGAAGCTTATCAGATAGTCAACGGGACAAGGCGAAAGTTGATGCTGAAG TTTGTGTGACAGGTAGCAGTACACCGCCAGTACCTCCTCGGCGTGCTCGGGGTAGACGAGGTCGAAGCCCAGTGCGACCAGCGCCCAACGGACTACCGCCTACACCCAAAGTGCACATGGGCGCTTGTTTCTCTAAG GTATTCAATGGTTGTCCGCTTCGGATAAACTGCACAGCATCCTGGATACATCCAGACACCAGGGATCAGCATATTCTCATAG GTGCGGAGGAGGGTATCTACACGTTAAACTTGAACGAGCTACATGAGACTGCTATGGACCAACTCTGTCCTCGAAGGACGATTTGGATGCACGTCATTAAAGATGTTCTCATGTCGCTTTCTg GTAAAACCCCCTGCCTCTACCGGCACGAGCTGTTGGTGTTAACGGGCAGTGGGCGGGCGGGGGCGGGCAGATCCCTTCGCGTGTTGCCGCCCCGGCTTCTACCCAGGCGGTTCGCGCCTTCCACGCGCGTACCTGACACCAGGg GCTGTACAGTGTGTGCAGTAGTCCGTAACCCATACAATGGATACAAGTACCTGTGCGGGGCCACACCCGCTGGATTATTCCTCATGCAGTGGTACGACCCTCTACGGAAGTTCATGCTGCTAAAG AACATCGAATGTGTTCTACCATCGCCGTTACTCGCTTTCGAGTTAATCATAACTCCGGAACTGGAGTATCCACTTCTTTGTGTTGGCGTCACCAGGAAACCTATACGGcttaatctaattaatataaactcgg GTGCGAGCTGGTTCCACTCGGACGAGCTGGAGGTTCGCCCTGGGGGCTCCAACACCGTGATACCGAGGCCTGAGAGGCTTCACACGCTTAGGGCTGTGCATCAGCTGAATAAGGATGCG GTACTAGTGTGTCACGAAAACGTAGTGGACATAATCCCGGTGCTTcccgggttcgattcccggcggCAAGACGATAGACGGAGGAGCAAGTTGCCGCAAAGACTGCAGTTTGACTTCCAGATTGATAGCATAT TGTGTCTGGCGGACTCGGTGCTGGCCTTCCACCGCAACGGCATGCAAGGTCGGTCCTTGAGGAACGCTGACGTCACTCAGGAAATAGTCGACCACTCGCGCGCATACCGACTAGTCGGACACGACAA agtTGTAGTACTAGAATCGCACGTACTCCAAAACAACACGCTCTCAGGCGAAGACGGGAACGATCTGTATATTTTGGCCGGACACGAGGCCTCGTACTAG
- the LOC110999385 gene encoding mitogen-activated protein kinase kinase kinase kinase 5 isoform X6, giving the protein MAHSGGVLSSDISRRNPQDEYELVQRIGSGTYGDVYKAKRLNGNGELAAIKVIKLEPGDDFAIIQQEILMMKDCRHPNIVAYYGSYLRRDKLWISMEYCGGGSLQDIYHVTGPLTEIQIAYMCRETLTGLSYLHSMGKMHRDIKGANILLTECGDVKLADFGVSAQITATINKRKSFIGTPYWMAPEVAAVERKGGYNQLCDIWACGITAIELAELQPPMFELHPMRVLFLMSKSGFKPPQLKERERWSQLFHGFLKLALTKNPKKRPTADKLLQHPFFQQEMNKRLAIDLLQKYSNPPSHCNNQELDEDGAISNVPQRIASKHTGRGGRRVLADQPPNNIRPRSLVDDDIMTASRVRLMEESRDRRSGVYDDSPIIDLDAEDDLSLASMPKVINFAADLNNSGDTVKRNAYHRQTSEEWSVASLMTCPKHNPLTQELSSDSISTSEKATLPLTADTAAMSQAGNNLSIHDHHLSQCIQLKQNFLNNSSTNVYQSLTSFQTPIGSSSASINEQMCKKDEIMYADHQESEIPINSNCECGLCPKPESKDVNTLSDLQRSVAPKCSCDSCNSNGDILSYYRHCPNQNQDSGIVICEVCKKQKISVSNFRALQIANRLQISDSGQIENGGSDDELCRKIDISLNMDVQEHRKRHNRHNSDSVTAGIDLNQFCQCELEGSKRKTSSVDEIFKMAEDGGSSQELKDDEVKTSQRQRSLSDSQRDKAKVDAEGSSTPPVPPRRARGRRGRSPVRPAPNGLPPTPKVHMGACFSKVFNGCPLRINCTASWIHPDTRDQHILIGAEEGIYTLNLNELHETAMDQLCPRRTIWMHVIKDVLMSLSGKTPCLYRHELLVLTGSGRAGAGRSLRVLPPRLLPRRFAPSTRVPDTRGCTVCAVVRNPYNGYKYLCGATPAGLFLMQWYDPLRKFMLLKNIECVLPSPLLAFELIITPELEYPLLCVGVTRKPIRLNLININSGASWFHSDELEVRPGGSNTVIPRPERLHTLRAVHQLNKDAVLVCHENVVDIIPVLPGFDSRRQDDRRRSKLPQRLQFDFQIDSILCLADSVLAFHRNGMQGRSLRNADVTQEIVDHSRAYRLVGHDKVVVLESHVLQNNTLSGEDGNDLYILAGHEASY; this is encoded by the exons GCCAAACGCCTCAATGGCAACGGTGAACTTGCTGCCATCAAGGTGATCAAGCTGGAGCCGGGTGACGACTTCGCCATCATCCAGCAAGAGATACTGATGATGAAGGACTGTCGTCACCCGAACATCGTAGCGTATTATGGCTCCTATTTGCGCAGAGATAAGCTCTGGATCTCTATGGAGTATTGTGGTGGAGGAAGTTTGCAG gaTATCTACCACGTAACTGGGCCGCTGACTGAAATTCAAATCGCATACATGTGCCGGGAGACGCTAACCGGCCTCTCCTATCTGCATAGCATGGGCAAGATGCATAG GGATATAAAGGGCGCCAACATACTTCTAACGGAATGCGGTGATGTGAAGTTGGCCGATTTTGGAGTCTCAGCTCAAATCACGGCAACAATCAACAAACGAAAGTCCTTTATTGGAACTCCGTACTGGATGGCGCCTGAG gtGGCAGCAGTGGAACGGAAGGGTGGTTACAATCAGCTGTGTGATATTTGGGCCTGTGGGATCACTGCTATTG agTTAGCAGAGCTCCAGCCTCCGATGTTCGAGCTCCATCCAATGAGGGTGTTGTTTCTGATGTCGAAGTCGGGGTTCAAACCCCCGCAGCTTAAAGAGAGAGAGCGCTGGTCGCAACTATTTCATGGATTTCTCAAACTTGCTCTCACCAAGAATCCCAAGAAGAGACCCACCGCTGATAAATTGTTGCAG CACCCTTTCTTCCAACAAGAGATGAACAAGAGACTGGCGATAGATCTCCTTCAGAAATATTCAAACCCTCCGTCACATTGTAATAATCAGGAGTTGGACGAAGATGGA gCGATATCCAATGTGCCACAACGTATAGCATCGAAGCACACGGGGCGTGGCGGAAGGCGTGTCTTGGCAGACCAGCCTCCGAACAACATTAGGCCTAGGAGTTTGGTTGACGACGACATTATGACAGCATCTAGAGTTCG GTTAATGGAGGAAAGTCGCGATCGTCGTAGCGGCGTATACGACGACTCACCCATCATAGACTTGGACGCGGAAGACGACCTCAGCCTCGCCTCTATGCCTAAAGTTATCAATTTCGCTGCAGACCTCAATAACAGCGGGGATACTGTTAAACGGAATG cATACCATAGACAAACCAGTGAAGAGTGGAGCGTCGCATCACTAATGACGTGTCCCAAACACAATCCCCTTACTCAGGAGTTATCTTCAGACTCGATATCTACTAGTGAAAA GGCGACACTACCTCTAACAGCAGATACGGCAGCCATGTCGCAGGCTGGCAACAATCTGTCAATACACGATCACCACCTCTCCCAATGCATACAGCTGAAGcagaactttttaaataattcttcaaCGAACGTCTATCAAAGTTTAACGAGCTTTCAAACGCCCATCGGCTCCTCTTCGGCGTCGATAAACGAACAAATGTGTAAGAAAGACGAAATAATGTACGCCGATCATCAGGAATCGGAAATTCCAATCAACTCGAATTGTGAGTGTGGGCTGTGCCCAAAACCCGAATCAAAAGACGTGAACACTCTTAGTGATTTGCAACGCTCTGTCGCACCGAAGTGTTCCTGTGACTCCTGCAACTCGAACGGTGACATCCTAAGCTATTATCGGCATTGTCCGAACCAAAATCAAGACTCGGGGATTGTCATCTGTGAGGTATGCAAGAAACAAAAGATTTCTGTAAGCAATTTTCGCGCTCTGCAGATCGCAAATCGTTTACAAATATCGGATTCGGGGCAGATTGAAAATGGCGGTTCGGATGATGAGCTGTGTCGGAAGATCGATATAAGTTTGAACATGGATGTACAGGAGCATAGAAAGAGGCATAATAGGCACAATTCGGATTCGGTCACGGCGGGGATAGACTTGAATCAGTTCTGTCAGTGTGAATTGGAGGGTAGTAAGCGGAAAACTTCGTCGGTAGACGAGATTTTCAAGATGGCGGAGGACGGTGGGTCGAGCCAAGAGTTGAAGGATGATGAGGTGAAAACGAGCCAACGGCAACGAAGCTTATCAGATAGTCAACGGGACAAGGCGAAAGTTGATGCTGAAG GTAGCAGTACACCGCCAGTACCTCCTCGGCGTGCTCGGGGTAGACGAGGTCGAAGCCCAGTGCGACCAGCGCCCAACGGACTACCGCCTACACCCAAAGTGCACATGGGCGCTTGTTTCTCTAAG GTATTCAATGGTTGTCCGCTTCGGATAAACTGCACAGCATCCTGGATACATCCAGACACCAGGGATCAGCATATTCTCATAG GTGCGGAGGAGGGTATCTACACGTTAAACTTGAACGAGCTACATGAGACTGCTATGGACCAACTCTGTCCTCGAAGGACGATTTGGATGCACGTCATTAAAGATGTTCTCATGTCGCTTTCTg GTAAAACCCCCTGCCTCTACCGGCACGAGCTGTTGGTGTTAACGGGCAGTGGGCGGGCGGGGGCGGGCAGATCCCTTCGCGTGTTGCCGCCCCGGCTTCTACCCAGGCGGTTCGCGCCTTCCACGCGCGTACCTGACACCAGGg GCTGTACAGTGTGTGCAGTAGTCCGTAACCCATACAATGGATACAAGTACCTGTGCGGGGCCACACCCGCTGGATTATTCCTCATGCAGTGGTACGACCCTCTACGGAAGTTCATGCTGCTAAAG AACATCGAATGTGTTCTACCATCGCCGTTACTCGCTTTCGAGTTAATCATAACTCCGGAACTGGAGTATCCACTTCTTTGTGTTGGCGTCACCAGGAAACCTATACGGcttaatctaattaatataaactcgg GTGCGAGCTGGTTCCACTCGGACGAGCTGGAGGTTCGCCCTGGGGGCTCCAACACCGTGATACCGAGGCCTGAGAGGCTTCACACGCTTAGGGCTGTGCATCAGCTGAATAAGGATGCG GTACTAGTGTGTCACGAAAACGTAGTGGACATAATCCCGGTGCTTcccgggttcgattcccggcggCAAGACGATAGACGGAGGAGCAAGTTGCCGCAAAGACTGCAGTTTGACTTCCAGATTGATAGCATAT TGTGTCTGGCGGACTCGGTGCTGGCCTTCCACCGCAACGGCATGCAAGGTCGGTCCTTGAGGAACGCTGACGTCACTCAGGAAATAGTCGACCACTCGCGCGCATACCGACTAGTCGGACACGACAA agtTGTAGTACTAGAATCGCACGTACTCCAAAACAACACGCTCTCAGGCGAAGACGGGAACGATCTGTATATTTTGGCCGGACACGAGGCCTCGTACTAG
- the LOC110999385 gene encoding mitogen-activated protein kinase kinase kinase kinase 5 isoform X5 → MAHSGGVLSSDISRRNPQDEYELVQRIGSGTYGDVYKAKRLNGNGELAAIKVIKLEPGDDFAIIQQEILMMKDCRHPNIVAYYGSYLRRDKLWISMEYCGGGSLQDIYHVTGPLTEIQIAYMCRETLTGLSYLHSMGKMHRDIKGANILLTECGDVKLADFGVSAQITATINKRKSFIGTPYWMAPEVAAVERKGGYNQLCDIWACGITAIELAELQPPMFELHPMRVLFLMSKSGFKPPQLKERERWSQLFHGFLKLALTKNPKKRPTADKLLQHPFFQQEMNKRLAIDLLQKYSNPPSHCNNQELDEDGAISNVPQRIASKHTGRGGRRVLADQPPNNIRPRSLVDDDIMTASRVRLMEESRDRRSGVYDDSPIIDLDAEDDLSLASMPKVINFAADLNNSGDTVKRNAYHRQTSEEWSVASLMTCPKHNPLTQELSSDSISTSEKATLPLTADTAAMSQAGNNLSIHDHHLSQCIQLKQNFLNNSSTNVYQSLTSFQTPIGSSSASINEQMCKKDEIMYADHQESEIPINSNCECGLCPKPESKDVNTLSDLQRSVAPKCSCDSCNSNGDILSYYRHCPNQNQDSGIVICEVCKKQKISVSNFRALQIANRLQISDSGQIENGGSDDELCRKIDISLNMDVQEHRKRHNRHNSDSVTAGIDLNQFCQCELEGSKRKTSSVDEIFKMAEDGGSSQELKDDEVKTSQRQRSLSDSQRDKAKVDAEVCVTGSSTPPVPPRRARGRRGRSPVRPAPNGLPPTPKVHMGACFSKVFNGCPLRINCTASWIHPDTRDQHILIGAEEGIYTLNLNELHETAMDQLCPRRTIWMHVIKDVLMSLSGKTPCLYRHELLVLTGSGRAGAGRSLRVLPPRLLPRRFAPSTRVPDTRGCTVCAVVRNPYNGYKYLCGATPAGLFLMQWYDPLRKFMLLKNIECVLPSPLLAFELIITPELEYPLLCVGVTRKPIRLNLININSGASWFHSDELEVRPGGSNTVIPRPERLHTLRAVHQLNKDAVLVCHENVVDIIPVLPGFDSRRQDDRRRSKLPQRLQFDFQIDSILCLADSVLAFHRNGMQGRSLRNADVTQEIVDHSRAYRLVGHDKVVVLESHVLQNNTLSGEDGNDLYILAGHEASY, encoded by the exons GCCAAACGCCTCAATGGCAACGGTGAACTTGCTGCCATCAAGGTGATCAAGCTGGAGCCGGGTGACGACTTCGCCATCATCCAGCAAGAGATACTGATGATGAAGGACTGTCGTCACCCGAACATCGTAGCGTATTATGGCTCCTATTTGCGCAGAGATAAGCTCTGGATCTCTATGGAGTATTGTGGTGGAGGAAGTTTGCAG gaTATCTACCACGTAACTGGGCCGCTGACTGAAATTCAAATCGCATACATGTGCCGGGAGACGCTAACCGGCCTCTCCTATCTGCATAGCATGGGCAAGATGCATAG GGATATAAAGGGCGCCAACATACTTCTAACGGAATGCGGTGATGTGAAGTTGGCCGATTTTGGAGTCTCAGCTCAAATCACGGCAACAATCAACAAACGAAAGTCCTTTATTGGAACTCCGTACTGGATGGCGCCTGAG gtGGCAGCAGTGGAACGGAAGGGTGGTTACAATCAGCTGTGTGATATTTGGGCCTGTGGGATCACTGCTATTG agTTAGCAGAGCTCCAGCCTCCGATGTTCGAGCTCCATCCAATGAGGGTGTTGTTTCTGATGTCGAAGTCGGGGTTCAAACCCCCGCAGCTTAAAGAGAGAGAGCGCTGGTCGCAACTATTTCATGGATTTCTCAAACTTGCTCTCACCAAGAATCCCAAGAAGAGACCCACCGCTGATAAATTGTTGCAG CACCCTTTCTTCCAACAAGAGATGAACAAGAGACTGGCGATAGATCTCCTTCAGAAATATTCAAACCCTCCGTCACATTGTAATAATCAGGAGTTGGACGAAGATGGA gCGATATCCAATGTGCCACAACGTATAGCATCGAAGCACACGGGGCGTGGCGGAAGGCGTGTCTTGGCAGACCAGCCTCCGAACAACATTAGGCCTAGGAGTTTGGTTGACGACGACATTATGACAGCATCTAGAGTTCG GTTAATGGAGGAAAGTCGCGATCGTCGTAGCGGCGTATACGACGACTCACCCATCATAGACTTGGACGCGGAAGACGACCTCAGCCTCGCCTCTATGCCTAAAGTTATCAATTTCGCTGCAGACCTCAATAACAGCGGGGATACTGTTAAACGGAATG cATACCATAGACAAACCAGTGAAGAGTGGAGCGTCGCATCACTAATGACGTGTCCCAAACACAATCCCCTTACTCAGGAGTTATCTTCAGACTCGATATCTACTAGTGAAAA GGCGACACTACCTCTAACAGCAGATACGGCAGCCATGTCGCAGGCTGGCAACAATCTGTCAATACACGATCACCACCTCTCCCAATGCATACAGCTGAAGcagaactttttaaataattcttcaaCGAACGTCTATCAAAGTTTAACGAGCTTTCAAACGCCCATCGGCTCCTCTTCGGCGTCGATAAACGAACAAATGTGTAAGAAAGACGAAATAATGTACGCCGATCATCAGGAATCGGAAATTCCAATCAACTCGAATTGTGAGTGTGGGCTGTGCCCAAAACCCGAATCAAAAGACGTGAACACTCTTAGTGATTTGCAACGCTCTGTCGCACCGAAGTGTTCCTGTGACTCCTGCAACTCGAACGGTGACATCCTAAGCTATTATCGGCATTGTCCGAACCAAAATCAAGACTCGGGGATTGTCATCTGTGAGGTATGCAAGAAACAAAAGATTTCTGTAAGCAATTTTCGCGCTCTGCAGATCGCAAATCGTTTACAAATATCGGATTCGGGGCAGATTGAAAATGGCGGTTCGGATGATGAGCTGTGTCGGAAGATCGATATAAGTTTGAACATGGATGTACAGGAGCATAGAAAGAGGCATAATAGGCACAATTCGGATTCGGTCACGGCGGGGATAGACTTGAATCAGTTCTGTCAGTGTGAATTGGAGGGTAGTAAGCGGAAAACTTCGTCGGTAGACGAGATTTTCAAGATGGCGGAGGACGGTGGGTCGAGCCAAGAGTTGAAGGATGATGAGGTGAAAACGAGCCAACGGCAACGAAGCTTATCAGATAGTCAACGGGACAAGGCGAAAGTTGATGCTGAAG TTTGTGTGACAGGTAGCAGTACACCGCCAGTACCTCCTCGGCGTGCTCGGGGTAGACGAGGTCGAAGCCCAGTGCGACCAGCGCCCAACGGACTACCGCCTACACCCAAAGTGCACATGGGCGCTTGTTTCTCTAAG GTATTCAATGGTTGTCCGCTTCGGATAAACTGCACAGCATCCTGGATACATCCAGACACCAGGGATCAGCATATTCTCATAG GTGCGGAGGAGGGTATCTACACGTTAAACTTGAACGAGCTACATGAGACTGCTATGGACCAACTCTGTCCTCGAAGGACGATTTGGATGCACGTCATTAAAGATGTTCTCATGTCGCTTTCTg GTAAAACCCCCTGCCTCTACCGGCACGAGCTGTTGGTGTTAACGGGCAGTGGGCGGGCGGGGGCGGGCAGATCCCTTCGCGTGTTGCCGCCCCGGCTTCTACCCAGGCGGTTCGCGCCTTCCACGCGCGTACCTGACACCAGGg GCTGTACAGTGTGTGCAGTAGTCCGTAACCCATACAATGGATACAAGTACCTGTGCGGGGCCACACCCGCTGGATTATTCCTCATGCAGTGGTACGACCCTCTACGGAAGTTCATGCTGCTAAAG AACATCGAATGTGTTCTACCATCGCCGTTACTCGCTTTCGAGTTAATCATAACTCCGGAACTGGAGTATCCACTTCTTTGTGTTGGCGTCACCAGGAAACCTATACGGcttaatctaattaatataaactcgg GTGCGAGCTGGTTCCACTCGGACGAGCTGGAGGTTCGCCCTGGGGGCTCCAACACCGTGATACCGAGGCCTGAGAGGCTTCACACGCTTAGGGCTGTGCATCAGCTGAATAAGGATGCG GTACTAGTGTGTCACGAAAACGTAGTGGACATAATCCCGGTGCTTcccgggttcgattcccggcggCAAGACGATAGACGGAGGAGCAAGTTGCCGCAAAGACTGCAGTTTGACTTCCAGATTGATAGCATAT TGTGTCTGGCGGACTCGGTGCTGGCCTTCCACCGCAACGGCATGCAAGGTCGGTCCTTGAGGAACGCTGACGTCACTCAGGAAATAGTCGACCACTCGCGCGCATACCGACTAGTCGGACACGACAA agtTGTAGTACTAGAATCGCACGTACTCCAAAACAACACGCTCTCAGGCGAAGACGGGAACGATCTGTATATTTTGGCCGGACACGAGGCCTCGTACTAG